The Thiohalomonas denitrificans genome contains a region encoding:
- the rluC gene encoding 23S rRNA pseudouridine(955/2504/2580) synthase RluC, protein MAEPKRPQVRETTVGEDSGGQRIDNFLLKRLKGVPKSRIYRLLRKGEVRVNRRRAKPEYRLQKGDIVRIPPVRTRDPAAAAKPGEWVLKQVEQNILYEDDGLLVLNKPSGLAVHGGSGVSHGVIEALRALRPDARFLELAHRLDRDTSGCLVIAKKRSTLRAFHELMRNGGVDKRYLTLVQGRWRGGKVEAPLRKNILSSGERLVKVHTAGKYALSLFSPVTLYEGASLMEVKLITGRTHQIRVHARHSGHPIAGDDKYGDSEFNRRMAGFGLKRLFLHAGLLHFTLDTTVHVEAPLEEGLKKILKALEGKNVA, encoded by the coding sequence ATGGCTGAACCCAAACGCCCGCAAGTGCGGGAGACCACCGTTGGAGAGGACAGCGGCGGTCAGCGAATCGACAATTTCCTCCTGAAGAGGCTCAAGGGCGTACCGAAAAGCCGGATCTATCGATTGCTCCGCAAGGGCGAGGTGCGCGTCAATCGCCGCCGTGCCAAACCCGAATACCGACTTCAGAAGGGGGACATCGTCCGCATTCCTCCGGTGCGGACCCGTGATCCAGCCGCAGCCGCCAAGCCGGGCGAGTGGGTCCTGAAACAGGTGGAGCAGAACATTCTGTATGAGGATGACGGTCTGCTGGTGCTGAACAAACCGTCCGGGCTGGCTGTCCATGGGGGCAGCGGTGTCAGCCATGGCGTTATCGAGGCACTGCGTGCCCTGCGCCCCGATGCCCGTTTTCTGGAACTGGCCCACCGGTTGGACAGGGACACCTCGGGCTGCCTGGTTATCGCCAAAAAACGCAGCACCCTGCGTGCGTTCCATGAACTAATGAGGAATGGCGGGGTGGACAAGCGCTATCTTACCCTTGTCCAGGGGCGCTGGCGGGGCGGAAAGGTCGAGGCACCGTTGCGTAAAAACATCCTGAGTTCCGGAGAACGGCTGGTAAAGGTCCATACGGCCGGCAAATATGCGTTGAGTCTCTTTTCCCCTGTGACGCTATATGAGGGTGCCAGTCTGATGGAGGTCAAGCTCATCACGGGACGTACCCATCAAATCCGGGTCCACGCCCGGCATTCGGGGCATCCGATTGCCGGTGATGACAAATACGGCGATTCCGAATTCAACCGTCGTATGGCCGGATTCGGGCTGAAACGGCTGTTCCTCCACGCCGGTTTGCTGCACTTCACACTCGATACCACCGTGCATGTGGAGGCGCCTCTGGAGGAGGGGCTCAAAAAAATCCTAAAAGCATTGGAAGGCAAGAATGTCGCGTAA
- a CDS encoding HAD-IA family hydrolase: MSRKFNLLVFDWDGTLMDSEARIVACLRAAIGDLELESRDEEALKNIIGLGLREAVSALYPGSNDDLLRRLTDRYRYHFLTADPTPSALFDGAEQMLRQLADAGYLMAVATGKGRAGLDKVLDETGVGALFHATRCADETLSKPNPQMLHEVMDELGAERGETLMIGDTEYDMLMAQNAGTGALAVSYGVHTRERLLGCTPLGCIHDIRELEVWLGEYGSIPAEQKERVK, from the coding sequence ATGTCGCGTAAATTCAATCTCCTGGTCTTCGATTGGGACGGCACGCTAATGGATTCCGAAGCACGTATCGTTGCCTGCCTGCGTGCTGCCATCGGCGATCTGGAGCTCGAGTCACGGGATGAAGAGGCCCTGAAGAACATCATCGGACTCGGCTTGCGGGAAGCGGTAAGCGCGCTCTATCCGGGTTCCAACGACGACCTGCTGCGACGGCTGACTGACCGTTACCGCTATCATTTCCTGACGGCGGACCCGACGCCATCGGCACTGTTCGATGGGGCGGAGCAGATGCTTCGGCAGCTTGCGGATGCCGGTTATCTGATGGCGGTAGCTACCGGCAAGGGGCGGGCGGGTCTCGACAAGGTGCTGGACGAGACCGGAGTCGGAGCCCTGTTCCACGCCACTCGCTGTGCAGATGAGACCTTGTCCAAGCCCAATCCGCAGATGTTGCATGAGGTGATGGATGAACTGGGCGCCGAGCGGGGGGAGACCCTGATGATCGGAGACACGGAATACGACATGCTGATGGCTCAAAATGCCGGAACCGGAGCATTGGCCGTCAGCTACGGTGTCCATACCCGTGAGCGACTACTGGGATGTACCCCATTAGGCTGTATCCACGATATCAGGGAGCTGGAAGTCTGGCTTGGGGAATACGGGTCCATACCGGCAGAGCAAAAGGAGAGGGTGAAATGA
- the sppA gene encoding signal peptide peptidase SppA has translation MNQEEQKSAGNPKSEPNWEKDLVNRLAFASLKEQRRSRRWSIFFKFLLFIYLFVLLFTAIGPDFGEKATVGKHTAQVEVNGPISDDSEANAEDIIDGLRDAFEHANTKGVILRINSPGGSPVQSDYIYNEIRRLRSAHEEIPVYAVIVDMGASGAYYIASAADAIYANPASIVGSIGVLMNSFGFVKSMDKLGVERRLYTAGENKAFLDPFSPVEEESTRHIQAMLKDIHQQFIGAVQAGRGDRLSESEELFSGLAWTGQKAEELGLIDGMGDVDYVARELIEAEEVVDFTRKPDLFKRFADRIGASMAGVITRNIGLQGPELR, from the coding sequence ATGAATCAAGAAGAACAGAAATCCGCCGGGAATCCGAAAAGTGAACCGAACTGGGAAAAGGATCTGGTCAATCGGCTGGCATTTGCCTCGCTGAAGGAGCAGCGCCGCAGCCGGCGCTGGAGCATCTTCTTCAAGTTTCTGCTGTTCATCTACCTGTTTGTACTGCTGTTCACGGCCATCGGACCGGATTTCGGGGAAAAGGCCACAGTCGGCAAACATACTGCCCAGGTGGAGGTGAACGGGCCGATCTCCGATGATTCAGAGGCGAATGCCGAGGATATCATCGACGGCCTGCGCGATGCCTTCGAACATGCGAACACCAAGGGTGTAATCCTGCGCATCAACAGCCCGGGCGGGAGTCCGGTGCAGTCCGACTACATCTACAACGAGATCCGGCGGCTTCGCTCAGCACATGAAGAAATACCTGTCTACGCCGTTATCGTCGATATGGGAGCCTCCGGCGCCTATTACATTGCCTCGGCAGCCGATGCCATCTACGCCAATCCGGCGAGCATTGTGGGCTCCATCGGTGTACTGATGAACAGCTTCGGTTTTGTGAAGAGCATGGATAAGCTCGGGGTGGAGCGGCGCCTCTATACAGCGGGAGAAAACAAGGCCTTTCTGGACCCGTTCTCTCCCGTGGAGGAGGAGAGTACCCGGCATATCCAGGCCATGTTGAAGGACATCCATCAGCAGTTTATCGGTGCCGTCCAGGCAGGGCGGGGAGACCGACTGTCGGAAAGCGAGGAACTGTTCTCCGGACTGGCCTGGACCGGTCAGAAAGCCGAAGAACTTGGGTTGATCGATGGCATGGGAGATGTGGACTATGTTGCCCGCGAACTGATCGAGGCGGAAGAAGTGGTCGACTTTACCCGCAAACCCGATCTGTTCAAGCGCTTCGCCGACCGAATCGGTGCCAGCATGGCAGGGGTCATCACCAGGAACATCGGTCTACAGGGCCCCGAGCTCCGCTGA
- a CDS encoding Maf family protein gives MKLVLASTSPFRRELLSKLGLSFDTDSPEVDETRRDNESPEALVARLAEAKARAVTSRHPDALIIGSDQVAVNDGRILGKPGSRERAIEQLRACSGKTVIFQTGLCLYDALQDRALVEVVPFSVVFRELSDSQIERYIDREQPLNCAGSFKSEGLGITLFERLEGDDPNTLIGLPLIRLVRMLESVGIQLP, from the coding sequence ATGAAACTGGTACTCGCCTCCACTTCCCCGTTTCGGCGTGAACTGTTAAGCAAGCTCGGACTCTCCTTCGATACCGATTCCCCCGAGGTCGATGAGACCCGGCGTGACAATGAATCCCCGGAGGCTCTGGTCGCCCGCCTCGCCGAGGCCAAGGCGCGCGCTGTGACATCGCGGCACCCCGATGCACTCATCATCGGTTCCGATCAGGTGGCGGTGAACGACGGCAGGATTCTGGGCAAGCCCGGGAGCCGGGAGCGGGCGATCGAACAGTTGCGGGCCTGCTCCGGAAAAACCGTGATCTTCCAGACCGGTCTGTGTCTCTACGATGCCCTCCAGGACCGGGCACTGGTGGAAGTCGTACCCTTTTCGGTGGTGTTTCGGGAGTTGTCCGACTCGCAAATCGAGCGTTACATCGACAGGGAGCAGCCGCTCAACTGTGCCGGCAGTTTCAAATCTGAAGGCCTCGGGATCACCCTGTTCGAACGTCTGGAGGGGGATGACCCCAACACGCTGATCGGCCTCCCCCTGATCCGGCTGGTACGGATGCTGGAGAGCGTGGGGATTCAGTTGCCGTGA
- the oadA gene encoding sodium-extruding oxaloacetate decarboxylase subunit alpha gives MAKVQITETVLRDGHQSLIATRMRTEDMLPICDKLDKAGFWSLEVWGGATFDACIRFLKEDPWERLRQLREVLPNTPLQMLLRGQNLLGYRHYSDDVVKAFVKKAANNGIDVFRIFDALNDIRNIRVAVESVKEAGKHAQGAISYTTSPVHGIPQFVALAKEMESMGCDSIAIKDMAGLLTPMTSAELFSELSGAVKVPLQLHTHATAGLSEMCHLKAIEHGASIIDTAISAFAGGTSHAPTESMVAALWGTEYDTGLDLQHLQEIGFYFHEVRKKYHQFESEYTGVDTRVQVNQVPGGMISNLSNQLKEQGALNRMSEVLEEIPRVREDLGYPPLVTPTSQIVGTQAVLNVLTGTRYKNITNEVKYYLQGRYGKSPAPVNSVVRQQAIGNEDAIERRPADLLKPEMHRLQEEIGALAKTDEDVLTYAMFPDVGRDFLEQRAAGELKPEPLEPLPSEENHQVSAVPTEFNVSLHGETYHIKLTGSGHKNQQHRPFYATVDGVPEEIDVEILEELFSGTPREGFTPAARAGQSQRPRATRPGQVTTSMPATVVDVLASEGDEVKAGDPILITEAMKMESEIQAPVAGKVTAVRVTKGDRVNPDEALVDIE, from the coding sequence ATGGCCAAGGTACAGATTACCGAGACCGTTCTGAGGGATGGGCACCAGTCGCTGATCGCGACGCGCATGCGCACCGAAGACATGCTGCCCATTTGCGACAAGCTCGACAAGGCCGGTTTCTGGTCCCTTGAGGTCTGGGGCGGCGCGACCTTCGATGCCTGCATCCGCTTCCTCAAGGAAGATCCCTGGGAGCGCCTGCGCCAACTTCGCGAGGTCCTGCCGAATACCCCTCTGCAGATGCTGCTGCGGGGCCAGAATCTGCTCGGTTATCGTCACTACTCGGATGATGTGGTGAAGGCCTTCGTCAAAAAGGCCGCCAATAACGGGATCGACGTATTCCGCATATTCGATGCCCTGAACGATATTCGAAATATTCGTGTCGCCGTGGAATCGGTCAAGGAAGCGGGCAAGCACGCTCAGGGCGCCATCAGCTATACCACCAGCCCGGTACACGGCATTCCCCAGTTCGTGGCCCTGGCCAAAGAGATGGAGTCGATGGGCTGTGACAGCATCGCCATCAAGGACATGGCCGGCCTGCTGACGCCAATGACCAGCGCCGAGCTGTTCTCCGAACTCAGTGGTGCCGTTAAGGTGCCCCTGCAACTCCACACACACGCGACGGCCGGGCTGTCGGAAATGTGTCACCTCAAGGCCATCGAGCACGGGGCCAGCATCATCGATACGGCGATTTCCGCCTTTGCCGGCGGTACTTCACATGCTCCCACCGAAAGCATGGTGGCCGCGCTGTGGGGAACCGAATATGACACCGGCCTGGATCTTCAGCACCTTCAGGAAATCGGATTCTATTTTCATGAGGTTCGCAAGAAGTACCACCAGTTCGAGAGCGAATATACCGGGGTCGATACCAGGGTCCAGGTCAACCAGGTACCGGGCGGAATGATCTCCAATCTGTCGAATCAGCTCAAGGAACAGGGCGCGCTGAACCGCATGAGCGAAGTGCTCGAGGAGATCCCGCGGGTGCGCGAAGACCTCGGATACCCGCCCCTGGTGACGCCGACCTCGCAGATCGTAGGGACCCAGGCGGTGCTGAATGTGCTGACCGGCACCCGCTACAAGAACATCACCAACGAGGTGAAATATTATCTTCAGGGGCGCTACGGAAAGTCCCCTGCCCCGGTCAACTCCGTGGTGCGCCAGCAGGCCATCGGCAACGAAGATGCCATCGAGCGCCGTCCGGCCGATTTGCTGAAACCGGAAATGCATCGCCTTCAGGAAGAGATCGGAGCGCTCGCCAAAACCGACGAGGATGTGCTGACCTACGCCATGTTCCCGGACGTGGGACGCGACTTTCTGGAGCAGCGTGCAGCCGGCGAACTCAAACCCGAACCGCTGGAACCGCTGCCCTCCGAAGAGAATCATCAAGTCAGCGCCGTGCCGACGGAGTTCAACGTCAGCCTTCATGGTGAGACCTATCACATCAAGCTCACCGGATCCGGGCACAAGAATCAGCAGCACCGGCCTTTTTACGCCACCGTGGACGGGGTACCTGAAGAAATCGATGTGGAGATCCTGGAAGAGCTGTTCTCGGGAACTCCCAGGGAGGGCTTCACCCCGGCGGCCCGCGCAGGGCAGAGCCAGCGTCCGCGTGCGACCCGCCCCGGTCAGGTGACCACCTCGATGCCGGCAACCGTCGTCGATGTCCTGGCTTCCGAGGGTGACGAGGTCAAGGCGGGTGATCCGATCCTCATCACCGAGGCGATGAAAATGGAGTCGGAGATCCAGGCCCCGGTCGCCGGCAAGGTGACCGCGGTGCGCGTTACCAAGGGTGACCGCGTCAACCCCGACGAAGCGCTGGTCGACATCGAATAA
- a CDS encoding acetyl-CoA carboxylase biotin carboxylase subunit, which translates to MIKKILIANRGEIAVRIVRACAELGIRSVAVYAEADRHSLHVKKADEAYSLGPDTVAGYLNAHRLVNLAIATGCDALHPGYGFLSENAELAEICTRRGVRFIGPSAEVIRRMGDKTAARQAMVEAGLPVTPGSEGNISGLDEALAVAEPLGYPVMLKATSGGGGRGIRRCNDADELRRNYDRVVSEATKAFGSAEVFLEKCIVNPRHIEVQVLADSHGNAIHLYERDCSIQRRHQKLVEIAPSPQLNDEQREYIGELAARAASTVGYENAGTVEFLLDHDGNFYFMEMNTRLQVEHPVTEEITGVDIVAEQIRIAAGEPLSFKQEDIQARGFAMEFRINAEDPKNGFLPSFGKITRYFAPGGPGVRTDGAIYTGYEIPPYYDSMCAKLIVRASSWPQLIARAERALHDMGVYGIKTTIPYHLEILKSEEFRRGEFDTGFVEAHPELSEYHVRRPTHELAAAIAASIAASMGM; encoded by the coding sequence GTGATTAAAAAGATCCTGATTGCCAACCGCGGCGAAATCGCGGTGCGAATCGTGCGCGCCTGTGCCGAGCTTGGTATCCGCTCCGTAGCGGTGTATGCCGAAGCAGACCGGCATAGTCTCCACGTCAAAAAGGCCGATGAAGCCTACAGTCTGGGACCGGATACCGTGGCCGGTTATCTGAATGCCCACCGTCTGGTCAATCTGGCTATTGCAACCGGCTGCGACGCACTGCACCCCGGCTATGGCTTCCTTTCGGAAAACGCCGAGCTGGCAGAAATCTGTACACGTCGCGGTGTACGGTTTATCGGACCGAGTGCCGAAGTGATTCGCCGTATGGGCGACAAGACCGCGGCGCGTCAGGCGATGGTCGAGGCGGGGCTTCCGGTCACTCCCGGCAGCGAGGGCAACATCAGCGGACTGGATGAAGCGCTGGCCGTTGCCGAACCCCTCGGCTATCCGGTCATGCTCAAGGCCACCTCCGGTGGCGGCGGGCGCGGTATTCGACGCTGCAACGACGCCGACGAGCTACGCAGGAATTACGACCGGGTGGTGTCGGAGGCGACCAAGGCCTTCGGCAGCGCCGAAGTGTTTCTGGAGAAGTGCATTGTCAACCCGCGCCATATCGAGGTCCAGGTGCTGGCGGATAGTCACGGCAATGCGATTCACCTCTATGAACGCGATTGTTCCATTCAGCGCCGTCACCAAAAATTGGTGGAGATCGCGCCTTCCCCCCAGTTGAACGACGAGCAGCGCGAGTACATCGGAGAGCTGGCGGCCCGCGCGGCCAGCACCGTGGGCTATGAAAATGCCGGCACTGTCGAGTTCCTGCTCGATCATGACGGCAACTTCTATTTCATGGAGATGAACACCCGACTGCAGGTCGAACATCCGGTTACCGAAGAGATCACCGGGGTGGACATCGTTGCAGAACAGATCCGCATAGCTGCGGGCGAACCGCTCTCCTTCAAACAGGAGGATATCCAGGCGCGTGGCTTCGCAATGGAGTTTCGGATCAACGCCGAAGATCCGAAGAACGGGTTTCTTCCCAGCTTTGGAAAGATTACGCGTTATTTTGCCCCGGGTGGGCCCGGCGTCCGAACCGACGGTGCCATCTATACGGGCTATGAAATCCCGCCCTATTACGATTCCATGTGCGCAAAGCTGATCGTCAGGGCCAGCAGCTGGCCGCAGCTGATTGCCCGAGCCGAGCGAGCCCTGCACGACATGGGGGTGTATGGCATCAAGACCACGATTCCCTACCACCTGGAGATCCTCAAGTCCGAGGAATTCCGCCGGGGGGAATTCGATACCGGTTTTGTCGAAGCGCATCCGGAACTGTCTGAATACCACGTTCGACGCCCCACTCACGAACTGGCTGCCGCGATTGCCGCATCGATTGCGGCATCGATGGGTATGTAG
- a CDS encoding YceD family protein, with the protein MIRALMNERLPDRTEPFRLAQRGAVFTGKLPLADMDRLAGSLVNSEGSVEVTLRFGTDERHLAIVNVKLQTELTLTCQNCLEPCSQSIEVETTLGIVRTESEAARIPRAYEPLVVGDEPLSVKELVEDELILALPIVPRHFEDCLPRAATEEVPESGSEAADRKERDNPFEVLRRLKKER; encoded by the coding sequence ATGATTCGCGCTCTTATGAATGAGCGGCTTCCCGATCGTACCGAACCGTTTCGCCTGGCGCAGCGCGGCGCGGTTTTTACCGGTAAATTGCCGCTTGCGGACATGGACCGATTGGCAGGCTCACTGGTGAACAGTGAAGGCTCGGTCGAGGTTACCTTGCGGTTCGGCACCGATGAGCGCCACTTGGCAATCGTCAATGTCAAGCTGCAGACCGAGCTGACACTGACGTGTCAGAACTGCCTGGAACCATGTAGTCAGTCCATCGAGGTCGAGACGACGCTCGGTATTGTCCGCACGGAGTCGGAAGCGGCAAGGATCCCGAGGGCGTATGAACCCTTGGTGGTTGGTGACGAGCCACTCTCTGTTAAAGAGTTGGTCGAAGACGAATTGATACTTGCGCTGCCGATCGTTCCGCGCCATTTCGAGGACTGCCTACCCAGGGCCGCCACGGAAGAGGTGCCGGAATCCGGCAGTGAAGCGGCGGACCGGAAAGAGAGGGATAATCCCTTTGAGGTTCTCCGGCGTTTAAAGAAAGAACGGTAA
- the rpmF gene encoding 50S ribosomal protein L32 → MAVQKSKKTPSRRGMRRSHDALKPEALSVEPTTGETHLRHHVSPDGYYRGRKVVNVKGE, encoded by the coding sequence ATGGCTGTACAGAAGAGCAAAAAGACCCCTTCCAGGCGCGGCATGCGTCGCTCCCACGACGCGCTCAAGCCCGAGGCGCTCTCCGTCGAGCCGACCACTGGTGAAACCCATCTGCGCCACCATGTAAGCCCCGACGGTTACTACCGGGGTCGTAAGGTCGTGAACGTCAAGGGCGAATAA
- the plsX gene encoding phosphate acyltransferase PlsX — MMTIALDAMGGDHGVSVVVPAALQALREMSALRLILVGDQQVMADELKRHGATPDDRLILHHASQVVEMDDLPSQALRGKKDSSMRVAINQVKEGNAQACISAGNTGALMATARFVLKTLPGIDRPAIITALPTIRGHAHMLDLGANVDSSSEHLYQFAIMGSVLTSLVDGVDNPSVGLLNVGEEEIKGNEQVKGAAKLLSRSDINYKGFVEGDDIYKGTVDVVVCDGFIGNVSLKTSEGVAKMISHYMKQAFNRNLLTRLAGLVVLPVLKAFRAKIDPRAYNGASLVGLRGIVIKSHGGADVFAFSQAIREAVLEVNKNVPEKITQRLGELLEERRAV; from the coding sequence ATGATGACGATAGCGCTGGACGCCATGGGCGGTGATCATGGTGTCAGTGTCGTGGTGCCTGCGGCCCTGCAGGCGTTGCGGGAGATGTCCGCTCTCCGGCTGATTCTGGTGGGTGACCAGCAGGTCATGGCGGATGAACTCAAGCGCCATGGAGCGACTCCGGACGATCGCCTGATTCTGCATCATGCCTCCCAGGTCGTTGAGATGGATGACCTGCCTTCGCAGGCCCTTCGGGGCAAGAAAGACTCCTCGATGCGGGTGGCCATCAATCAGGTGAAGGAGGGCAACGCCCAGGCCTGCATCAGTGCCGGAAACACCGGTGCGTTGATGGCTACGGCGCGTTTCGTGCTAAAGACCCTTCCGGGTATCGACCGCCCCGCGATCATTACGGCCCTTCCCACCATCCGCGGTCATGCCCATATGCTCGACCTGGGTGCCAATGTGGATTCCAGCAGCGAACATCTGTATCAGTTCGCCATCATGGGGTCGGTGCTGACCAGTCTGGTCGATGGGGTGGATAACCCCTCCGTCGGACTACTCAACGTTGGTGAGGAAGAAATCAAGGGTAACGAACAGGTGAAGGGAGCAGCGAAGCTGCTTTCCCGGAGCGATATCAATTACAAAGGCTTCGTGGAAGGCGACGACATCTACAAGGGTACGGTGGATGTGGTGGTCTGCGACGGTTTCATAGGCAACGTGTCGCTAAAGACCAGCGAAGGCGTCGCCAAGATGATCAGCCACTATATGAAGCAGGCGTTCAACCGCAATCTGTTGACCCGTCTGGCCGGTCTGGTGGTGCTTCCCGTGCTGAAGGCTTTCCGGGCCAAGATCGATCCCCGCGCCTACAACGGCGCCAGTCTGGTGGGGCTGCGTGGCATCGTCATCAAAAGTCATGGCGGCGCCGATGTCTTCGCCTTCTCCCAGGCGATTCGGGAGGCGGTGCTGGAAGTGAACAAAAATGTGCCCGAGAAGATTACCCAGCGACTCGGGGAACTGTTGGAAGAAAGGCGAGCGGTTTGA
- a CDS encoding beta-ketoacyl-ACP synthase III, giving the protein MKYSRISGTGGYLPERILTNAELEQMVETSDQWITERTGIKERHIAAEGETTCDLAEHAARQAIEAAGVSTDEIDLIIVATTTPDRVFPSTACLLQQRLDIHGCPAFDVQAVCTGFVYALGVADNFIRCGTAKTALVVGAETLSRIVDWNDRTTCVLFGDGAGAVVLTASETPGILSTHLHADGKYNELLTVPGGISGGFEQVVGGSAFIQMKGNEVFKMAVNTLGRIVDETLAANRMERSDVDWLVPHQANTRILGATARKLKMSMDNVVMTVDRHGNTSAASVPLALDEAVRDGRIRRGDTLLLEAFGGGFTWGSALITY; this is encoded by the coding sequence TTGAAGTATTCACGAATCAGCGGTACGGGGGGCTATCTTCCGGAGCGGATATTGACCAATGCCGAGCTCGAGCAAATGGTCGAGACCTCCGATCAATGGATCACCGAGCGCACCGGTATCAAAGAGCGGCATATTGCCGCGGAAGGGGAGACCACCTGTGATCTTGCCGAGCACGCCGCTCGTCAGGCGATCGAGGCGGCCGGGGTGTCTACGGACGAGATCGACCTGATTATCGTCGCCACCACTACGCCGGACCGAGTCTTCCCGAGTACCGCCTGCCTGCTCCAGCAGCGGCTCGATATTCACGGTTGCCCCGCCTTTGATGTGCAGGCAGTCTGTACCGGTTTCGTATACGCCCTCGGCGTGGCTGACAACTTCATCCGCTGCGGTACAGCAAAGACCGCGCTCGTGGTCGGTGCGGAAACCCTGTCCCGCATTGTCGACTGGAATGATCGCACTACCTGCGTGCTGTTTGGAGACGGCGCCGGGGCGGTAGTCCTGACGGCGAGCGAGACCCCGGGTATCCTGTCGACCCACCTGCATGCCGACGGCAAGTACAATGAACTGCTGACCGTGCCGGGCGGCATCTCCGGCGGCTTTGAACAGGTAGTGGGTGGTAGCGCCTTCATCCAGATGAAGGGCAACGAAGTGTTCAAAATGGCCGTCAACACGCTCGGCCGGATCGTCGACGAGACTCTCGCTGCCAATCGTATGGAGCGCAGCGACGTGGATTGGCTGGTCCCGCACCAGGCCAACACCCGCATTCTCGGTGCTACGGCGCGCAAATTGAAGATGTCGATGGACAACGTCGTAATGACGGTCGACCGCCACGGAAACACGTCGGCAGCCTCGGTGCCGCTGGCCCTGGACGAGGCGGTGCGTGACGGGCGTATCCGGCGAGGCGATACCCTGCTGCTGGAGGCCTTTGGCGGCGGCTTCACCTGGGGTTCGGCGCTAATCACCTATTGA
- the fabD gene encoding ACP S-malonyltransferase, producing the protein MSLAFVFPGQGSQAIGMLGELAADHPRVSETFAVASQVLGYDLWQIVAEGPADKLNQTHITQPAMLAAGVATWRVWKAEGGADPAMMAGHSLGEYSALVCSGSLDFEQAVSLVADRGRFMQEAVPAGVGAMAAILGLEDDKVIDVCRQAAQDKVVAAVNFNSPGQVVVAGHIGAVERAVGLAKEAGAKRAMLLPVSVPSHCELMMPAAVRMKERLAGVDIKPPAIPVINNTDVAAPSDPNAIRDALVRQLHSPVHWVESVRRMIDDGADVLVECGPGKVLTGLTKRIERRMTALPLYDSETLAKAKEALG; encoded by the coding sequence ATGTCTCTTGCTTTTGTTTTTCCCGGACAGGGTTCGCAGGCCATCGGCATGCTGGGCGAACTCGCTGCCGATCACCCGCGGGTATCTGAAACCTTCGCGGTTGCCTCGCAGGTGCTCGGCTATGACCTGTGGCAGATTGTCGCGGAGGGCCCTGCAGACAAGCTGAACCAGACCCACATCACCCAACCGGCCATGCTGGCGGCAGGGGTCGCGACTTGGCGCGTCTGGAAAGCGGAAGGCGGAGCAGACCCGGCGATGATGGCCGGCCACAGCCTGGGCGAGTACTCCGCACTGGTCTGCTCGGGGAGCCTGGATTTCGAACAGGCGGTCTCCCTGGTGGCCGACCGTGGCCGGTTTATGCAGGAGGCGGTTCCGGCCGGCGTCGGGGCAATGGCCGCCATCCTCGGCCTGGAGGACGACAAGGTCATCGACGTATGTCGACAGGCCGCCCAGGACAAGGTGGTTGCCGCGGTGAATTTCAACTCACCAGGGCAGGTGGTGGTCGCCGGGCATATCGGTGCGGTAGAGCGTGCGGTTGGCCTGGCCAAGGAGGCGGGTGCCAAACGCGCCATGCTCCTGCCAGTCAGCGTACCGTCACACTGCGAACTGATGATGCCGGCTGCGGTACGCATGAAGGAACGGTTGGCCGGCGTGGATATAAAGCCCCCGGCTATCCCGGTCATCAATAATACCGACGTGGCCGCCCCGTCCGACCCTAACGCCATTCGCGATGCGCTGGTCCGCCAGCTGCACAGCCCGGTACACTGGGTGGAGAGCGTCCGCAGGATGATCGACGACGGTGCCGACGTGCTGGTCGAATGCGGTCCCGGGAAAGTTCTGACCGGATTGACCAAGCGGATTGAACGCCGGATGACCGCGCTGCCGCTGTACGACAGCGAGACGCTGGCAAAGGCCAAAGAGGCCCTCGGATAA